A genomic segment from Lagenorhynchus albirostris chromosome X, mLagAlb1.1, whole genome shotgun sequence encodes:
- the CNGA2 gene encoding LOW QUALITY PROTEIN: cyclic nucleotide-gated olfactory channel (The sequence of the model RefSeq protein was modified relative to this genomic sequence to represent the inferred CDS: inserted 2 bases in 2 codons; substituted 1 base at 1 genomic stop codon) — MTEKANGVKSSLANNHSHHAPPAIKVNGEDDHRTSNRPQSAADDDTSSQLQRLQRRGGFCRIACLVGVIREWANKNFHEEEPRPDSFLERFCGPELQTMTTQQGDGKGDKDSEGKGSKKKCELFVLDPAGDWYYHXLFVIAMPVLYSWCLLVARACDLQKDYCIVWLVLDYFSDVVYIADLFIRLRTGFLEQGLLVKDTKMLRDNYIHTLQFKLDVASIIPTDLIYFAVGIHRPELRFNRLLHFARMFEFFDRTETRTSHHNIFHISNLVLYILVIICWNACIYYAISKSIGFGVDTWVYSNIIDPEYGYLSRECIYCLYWSTLTLTTIGVTPPPXKDEEYLFVIFDFPIGVLIFATIVGNVGSMISNMNATRAEFQAKIDAVKHYMQFQKVSKEMEAKVIRWFDYLWTNKKSVDEREVLKKLPSKLRAEIAINVHLSTLKKVCIFQDCEAGLLVELVLKLHPQVFSPGDYXGGIGKEMYIIKEGILAVVADDGVTQYALLLAGSCFGEISILNIKGSKTGNRRTANIRSLGYSDLFCLSKDDLMEAVTEYPDAKRVLEERGREILMKEGLLDENEVAASIEADGQKKLEQLETNMETLYTRFPCLLAEYPGAQQKLRQHIMVLETKMKQNNEDDYLSDGMNSPKPAAAEKP; from the exons ATGACAGAAAAAGCCAATGGAGTGAAGAGCTCCCTAGCCAATAACCACAGCCATCATGCACCTCCTGCCATCAAGGTCAATGGCGAAGATGACCACAGGACCAGCAACAG gcCACAGTCTGCAGCCGACGATGACACCTCCTCACAACTACAGAGGCTGCAGAGGAGGGGTGGCTTCTGCAG gATTGCCTGCCTCGTGGGGGTCATCAGAGAGTGGGCCAACAAGAATTTCCACGAGGAGGAGCCCAGACCTGACTCGTTCCTTGAGCGTTTCTGTGGGCCTGAGCTCCAGACCATGACGACACAGCAAGGAGATGGCAAAGGCGACAAGGACAGCGAGGGCAAGGGCAGCAA GAAGAAATGTGAACTATTTGTCTTGGACCCAGCTGGGGACTGGTACTACCACTAGCTATTTGTCATCGCCATGCCTGTCCTCTACAGCTGGTGCCTTCTGGTGGCCAG AGCCTGTGACCTACAGAAAGATTACTGCATAGTATGGCTGGTGCTGGACTACTTCTCAGATGTGGTCTACATCGCAGACCTCTTCATCCGATTGCGCACAG GTTTCCTGGAGCAGGGGCTGCTGGTCAAAGATACCAAGATGTTGCGGGACAACTACATCCACACCCTGCAGTTCAAGCTGGATGTGGCTTCCATCATCCCTACAGACCTGATCTATTTTGCTGTGGGCATCCACAGACCTGAGCTGCGCTTCAACCGCCTGCTACACTTTGCCCGGATGTTTGAGTTCTTTGACCGCACTGAGACACGCACCAGCCACCACAACATCTTCCACATCAGCAACCTGGTCCTCTACATCTTGGTCATCATCTGCTGGAATGCCTGCATCTACTATGCCATCTCCAAGTCCATTGGTTTTGGGGTCGACACCTGGGTTTACTCCAACATCATTGACCCTGAGTATGGCTACCTGTCTAGGGAATGCATCTATTGCCTTTACTGGTCTACACTGACCCTCACCACCATTGGGGTGACACCACCCC TAAAAGATGAGGAGTACCtatttgtcatctttgatttcccaATTGGTGTCCTCATCTTTGCCACCATCGTGGGTAACGTGGGCTCCATGATCTCCAACATGAACGCCACCCGGGCTGAGTTCCAGGCCAAGATCGATGCCGTCAAACACTATATGCAGTTCCAAAAGGTCAGCAAGGAGATGGAAGCCAAGGTCATTAGGTGGTTTGACTACCTCTGGACCAATAAGAAGAGTGTGGATGAGCGGGAAGTTCTCAAGAAGCTGCCATCCAAGCTGAGGGCTGAGATAGCCATCAACGTCCACCTGTCCACACTCAAGAAAGTGTGCATCTTTCAGGATTGTGAGGCTGGCCTGCTGGTGGAGCTGGTATTAAAGCTCCATCCTCAGGTCTTCAGTCCTGGGGATT AAGGGGGTATTGGGAAGGAGATGTACATAATCAAGGAAGGAATATTGGCAGTGGTGGCTGATGATGGTGTCACTCAGTATGCCCTGCTCTTGGCTGGGAGTTGCTTTGGAGAGATCAGTATTCTTAACATTAAAGGCAGCAAAACGGGCAATCGACGCACAGCCAATATCCGAAGTCTTGGCTACTCAGATCTCTTCTGCTTGTCCAAGGATGATCTTATGGAAGCTGTGACGGAGTACCCTGATGCCAAGAGGGTCTTGGAGGAGAGAGGCCGGGAGATCTTGATGAAGGAGGGATTGCTGGATGAGAATGAGGTGGCAGCCAGCATCGAGGCGGATGGGCAGAAGAAGCTAGAACAGCTGGAAACCAACATGGAGACCTTGTACACTCGCTTTCCCTGCCTGCTGGCTGAGTACCCAGGGGCCCAGCAGAAGCTCAGGCAGCACATCATGGTTTTGGAAACCAAGATGAAGCAGAATAATGAGGATGACTACCTGTCAGATGGAATGAATAGCCCCAAGCCAGCTGCTGCTGAGAAGCCATAA